From one Amaranthus tricolor cultivar Red isolate AtriRed21 chromosome 17, ASM2621246v1, whole genome shotgun sequence genomic stretch:
- the LOC130803723 gene encoding protein FAR1-RELATED SEQUENCE 5-like, with product MKKLPYKVEKSIMQEETSFLKKLCACVWHLEIELAEFEERWNKVMVEYHLKEHEWLGYMYKIRNKWIPEYFRDVFLGGIMCTTSRSESENNFFCSFINPHVSLVEFYLRYEAAIDAQRHTQGQNDNDSKHKYPECKTPLGIEKHASHLYTNSVFYEFQYEVEMACFSCGVDELKKKNGLEVAKVIEGNRIRTFDVVFNPTNYETTCSCKLFYRQGIPCRHMIWVWKEKRFETIPEQYMLHRWTTMALKKPIFDLGGNLLEQYANLIDKKKLLNCLWSEIHTCVSLAESNDDDIQVLVINLQGIRKDLEAKRIARNNETIGSANNKGQDIELLIGASEPTEIIVKLPKISKNKGTGVYVSNVETSKEKGAEIDVSNVETRGRRSKRLKGEKEKAVEQNQKKKRSCRGCGKLSNHNIRNCANKV from the coding sequence ATGAAAAAGTTACCATATAAGGTGGAGAAATCAATCATGCAAGAAGAAACTAGTTTCCTAAAAAAATTATGTGCTTGTGTTTGGCATCTTGAAATTGAACTTGCTGAGTTTGAAGAAAGGTGGAACAAGGTGATGGTTGAATACCACTTGAAAGAACATGAGTGGTTAGGTTATATGTATAAGATAAGGAACAAGTGGATTCCGGAGTATTTCAGAGATGTGTTCCTTGGAGGAATAATGTGTACAACATCAAGATCCGAAAGCGAAAACAACTTTTTCTGCTCCTTTATCAATCCTCATGTGTCACTTGTTGAGTTTTACTTGAGATATGAAGCTGCAATTGATGCCCAGAGACACACTCAAGGTCAGAATGATAACGATTCAAAGCACAAATATCCTGAGTGCAAAACACCACTAGGGATAGAAAAGCATGCCTCACATTTATATACTAACTCTGTCTTTTATGAATTTCAATATGAGGTTGAAATGGCTTGTTTTTCTTGTGGTGTTGAtgaattgaagaaaaaaaatggatTGGAAGTTGCTAAAGTAATTGAAGGAAATCGGATTAGAACATTTGATGTTGTGTTTAATCCAACTAACTATGAGACCACATGTTCTTGCAAGTTATTTTATAGACAAGGAATTCCATGTAGACATATGATTTGGGTTTGGAAAGAAAAAAGGTttgaaaccattcctgagcagTATATGCTACACAGATGGACTACTATGGCactaaaaaaaccaatttttgaCTTGGGTGGAAACCTGTTGGAGCAATATGCTAATTTAATTGAcaagaaaaaattgttaaattgtttatgGTCAGAGATACACACTTGTGTAAGTTTGGCAGAAAGCAATGATGATGATATTCAAGTTCTTGTGATAAATCTTCAAGGAATAAGAAAGGATTTGGAGGCTAAAAGGATTGCAAGGAATAATGAAACAATAGGAAGTGCAAACAACAAAGGACAAGACATTGAGCTATTGATTGGAGCTAGTGAACCAACTGAAATAATTGTCAAACTTCCAaaaatttcaaagaataaaGGGACTGGAGTTTATGTATCAAATGTAGAGACTTCAAAAGAGAAAGGGGCTGAGATTGATGTGTCAAATGTTGAAACAAGAGGTAGAAGATCAAAAAGGCTGAAGggagaaaaagaaaaggctGTAGAACAAAACCAGAAAAAGAAGAGATCATGTAGAGGTTGTGGTAAATTGAGTAATCATAATATTAGAAATTGTGCAAACAAAGTATAA